One genomic region from SAR92 clade bacterium H455 encodes:
- a CDS encoding NAD(P) transhydrogenase subunit alpha has product MDILILLLALFVLSLFLGVELITKVPPTLHTPLMSGTNAVSGITLVGALLAAGNDGSPMMVNVLGFIAVTLATINVVGGYLVTNRMLAMFKRK; this is encoded by the coding sequence ATGGATATTTTAATTCTGTTATTAGCACTGTTTGTGCTGTCGTTATTTCTCGGAGTTGAGCTGATTACCAAAGTGCCACCGACACTGCACACGCCATTGATGTCAGGAACCAACGCGGTTTCCGGTATTACTCTAGTAGGCGCTCTATTGGCGGCGGGCAATGACGGTTCGCCGATGATGGTGAATGTGTTGGGCTTTATCGCAGTGACGCTGGCGACCATCAACGTTGTTGGTGGTTACCTTGTGACTAATCGCATGCTTGCCATGTTTAAGAGGAAGTAA
- a CDS encoding Re/Si-specific NAD(P)(+) transhydrogenase subunit alpha gives MIIGIPAEIKTAEKRVAMSPANVQSLTDKGVKVLFQTNAGDAAGYPDGLYTEAGATLSSDRAEIFAQADIILQVQSFGSNNENSEADLASLRSGQMVIGMMDPLASPQAAQAVADKGATAIALELVPRISRAQSMDVLSSMATLAGYKAVLMGASAAPRIFPMLMTAAGTLQPARVLIMGVGVAGLQACATAKRLGAVVEAYDVRPAAREQIISVGAKPVELDLDTGESEGAGGYAKAQGEDFLKRQRELMTAVVAEQDIIITTAAIPGAKSPILVTEDMVKAMKPGSVIVDLAAERGGNCDLTEQGKTVVVHGVTILGPENVPSELAYHASQMYGKNMQTLLELILDEEGNLNLDFNDEIVAGTVVAHKGEIPHPYMRKLLGLPEIEAPESEPETEAQGE, from the coding sequence GTGATAATCGGAATTCCCGCGGAAATTAAAACCGCAGAAAAACGAGTCGCCATGTCCCCTGCCAATGTCCAGTCTCTGACTGACAAAGGCGTCAAGGTGCTTTTTCAAACAAACGCAGGAGATGCTGCAGGTTATCCAGATGGACTCTATACAGAGGCTGGAGCAACCCTTAGCAGTGATCGTGCAGAGATATTTGCCCAGGCCGATATTATTCTGCAGGTCCAATCCTTTGGCTCTAATAACGAGAACAGTGAAGCCGATCTCGCCAGTCTACGCAGTGGACAGATGGTGATTGGCATGATGGACCCATTGGCCTCACCCCAGGCTGCTCAAGCTGTTGCAGATAAAGGTGCCACAGCAATCGCCCTGGAACTGGTGCCGCGCATCAGTCGTGCCCAGAGTATGGATGTGCTTTCATCCATGGCTACATTGGCCGGCTATAAGGCCGTGTTGATGGGTGCCTCTGCTGCTCCGCGAATATTCCCCATGTTGATGACCGCCGCTGGCACTTTGCAGCCGGCGCGAGTATTGATTATGGGTGTAGGTGTTGCCGGTCTTCAGGCCTGCGCCACCGCCAAGCGACTTGGCGCTGTGGTTGAAGCCTACGATGTTCGTCCCGCCGCTCGTGAGCAGATTATTTCAGTTGGCGCCAAGCCGGTTGAGTTGGATCTGGATACTGGTGAGTCTGAAGGTGCTGGTGGTTACGCCAAAGCCCAGGGCGAAGATTTCCTCAAGCGCCAGCGCGAGCTGATGACTGCAGTGGTTGCCGAGCAAGATATTATTATTACTACGGCAGCGATTCCCGGTGCCAAGTCGCCGATTCTAGTGACTGAAGATATGGTCAAGGCGATGAAACCCGGTTCAGTCATTGTTGATCTGGCGGCAGAGCGCGGCGGCAATTGTGATCTCACCGAGCAGGGCAAAACAGTTGTTGTCCACGGTGTGACTATACTGGGTCCCGAAAACGTACCATCGGAATTGGCTTATCACGCCAGTCAGATGTACGGCAAAAACATGCAGACATTACTGGAGTTAATTCTCGACGAAGAGGGCAACCTCAACCTCGACTTTAACGATGAAATTGTTGCAGGTACGGTTGTTGCCCACAAGGGCGAGATTCCACACCCGTATATGCGCAAGCTGCTGGGATTGCCAGAAATCGAGGCGCCTGAATCAGAACCTGAAACTGAAGCACAAGGGGAGTAA
- a CDS encoding polyprenyl synthetase family protein has translation MLSFHKAVESDFSAVNELIITNLHSDVGLVENIGHYIVGSGGKRLRPVVVLLSALANGYKGKQHLTMAAVIEFIHTATLLHDDVVDVSALRRGRETANNQWGNAPSVLVGDFIYSRAFQMLVSVGDMPIMGVIADATNVISEGEVQQMSNAGNSAIDEATYYEVIYRKTAKLFEAAARIGAMLAAKERGVVHGDAKSRDTDSSDTDSSDAMAAYGKHLGLAFQIADDVLDYQGDSEATGKNIGDDLAEGKMTLPLIHARDHLNEEQKQLICSAIKSKSAEHFESILAAVRQSSSLDYSIMQAQEQAELAKHSLAQLPESDLKTVLSDLADFAVSRIS, from the coding sequence ATGCTGTCATTCCACAAAGCTGTAGAAAGCGACTTCTCAGCAGTCAACGAACTGATAATTACCAATCTCCATTCCGACGTCGGATTGGTAGAGAATATCGGCCACTATATTGTTGGCTCCGGTGGGAAACGCTTGCGTCCCGTGGTCGTGTTATTAAGCGCCCTGGCAAATGGTTATAAAGGTAAACAGCATTTAACCATGGCTGCTGTGATTGAGTTTATTCACACGGCGACTCTTCTCCATGACGATGTGGTAGATGTCTCGGCCCTGCGTCGCGGCCGCGAGACGGCCAATAACCAGTGGGGCAACGCGCCCAGTGTACTGGTCGGTGACTTTATCTATTCCCGCGCTTTTCAAATGCTCGTCTCAGTTGGTGATATGCCGATCATGGGAGTTATTGCCGATGCCACTAATGTTATCTCCGAAGGTGAAGTTCAGCAGATGAGCAACGCTGGTAATTCAGCAATCGATGAGGCTACCTACTACGAAGTTATTTATCGCAAGACAGCAAAGTTATTTGAGGCGGCTGCCCGTATAGGGGCTATGTTAGCCGCTAAAGAGCGGGGTGTTGTTCATGGCGATGCCAAAAGTAGAGACACTGATAGTAGCGATACTGATAGTAGCGATGCTATGGCCGCCTACGGCAAACATTTGGGTCTGGCCTTTCAGATTGCCGATGATGTTCTGGACTATCAGGGTGATAGTGAGGCGACTGGCAAAAATATTGGCGATGATCTAGCTGAAGGCAAAATGACTCTGCCGCTGATTCATGCGCGAGATCATTTAAACGAAGAGCAAAAGCAGCTAATTTGCTCGGCGATTAAGAGTAAGAGTGCAGAGCATTTCGAGAGCATTCTCGCAGCAGTTCGTCAGTCCTCAAGTCTCGACTACTCTATTATGCAAGCTCAAGAGCAGGCCGAACTGGCCAAGCACTCTCTGGCCCAGTTACCAGAGAGTGATCTCAAAACCGTTTTATCCGATCTCGCTGATTTTGCGGTTTCACGAATATCCTGA
- the fabA gene encoding 3-hydroxyacyl-[acyl-carrier-protein] dehydratase FabA yields MSFQPQSSYNREEILACSRGELFGPGNARLPAPNMLMADRIIEINNTGGAAGKGQIIAELDINPDLWFFGCHFEGDPVMPGCLGLDALWQLVGFFLVWNGNSGRGRALGAGEVKFFGQVLPTAKKVTYKLELTRLIQRKLVMGIANGSVEVDGREIYSAKDLKVGLFESTDHF; encoded by the coding sequence ATGTCATTTCAGCCTCAGTCCTCTTACAACCGTGAAGAAATCCTCGCCTGCTCTCGTGGCGAACTGTTTGGTCCAGGCAATGCACGACTCCCAGCCCCGAATATGCTCATGGCCGACCGTATTATTGAGATCAACAACACCGGTGGCGCAGCTGGCAAAGGTCAAATTATTGCCGAGCTCGATATCAACCCTGACCTCTGGTTTTTCGGTTGCCATTTCGAAGGCGACCCGGTGATGCCCGGCTGCCTCGGTCTCGACGCACTCTGGCAATTGGTTGGCTTCTTTTTGGTTTGGAACGGCAACAGTGGCCGCGGTCGCGCTCTGGGTGCTGGGGAAGTGAAGTTTTTTGGCCAGGTATTGCCTACCGCCAAGAAAGTCACCTATAAGCTCGAGCTCACTCGCCTGATTCAGCGCAAGCTAGTCATGGGAATAGCCAATGGTTCAGTTGAAGTAGATGGTCGTGAAATCTATTCCGCTAAGGACTTAAAAGTCGGTCTCTTCGAAAGCACAGATCACTTTTAA
- the fabB gene encoding beta-ketoacyl-ACP synthase I produces MKRAVITGLGIVSCLGNDKESVAHSLKEGISGIRRREDFAEMGLRCNVGAVLDIDPKDHIDRKILRFMGPSASYAYIATDRAIADAGLTPEMVSNHRTGLVMGSGGVSGEMFTESIDVMRDRGIKRAGPYRVTQIMASTVSACVATPFKIKGVNYSIASACATSAHCIGHAVELIQLGKQDVLLAGGAEDMHWSMAGMFDAMGALTSKYNDTPEIASRAYDVNRDGFAPGLGAGTVVVEELEHALARGANIICEVTGYGATSDGADMVSPSGEGAERCMKMAMETAKGPIDYINTHGTSTPVGDVAELGAIRNTFPENCPDISSTKSLSGHSLGAAGVHEAIYCMLMMQNGFVAGSAHIDELDEHAAGLPILMETKDKKLNCIMSNSFGFGGTNATLIMERYTD; encoded by the coding sequence ATGAAACGTGCAGTAATTACGGGACTTGGTATTGTTTCATGTCTAGGCAACGATAAAGAAAGCGTCGCCCATTCATTAAAAGAAGGGATCTCGGGTATTCGTCGTCGAGAAGACTTTGCCGAAATGGGTCTGCGCTGCAATGTTGGCGCCGTGTTAGATATAGACCCCAAAGATCATATAGACCGCAAAATTTTGCGCTTTATGGGCCCCTCGGCTTCCTATGCATATATAGCTACGGATCGTGCAATAGCCGATGCTGGCCTCACGCCTGAGATGGTATCCAACCACCGCACCGGCCTAGTAATGGGTTCAGGCGGCGTCTCTGGTGAAATGTTTACCGAGTCTATAGATGTGATGCGCGATCGCGGGATCAAGCGTGCCGGCCCCTACAGAGTCACACAGATTATGGCCAGCACCGTCTCCGCCTGTGTTGCCACACCGTTTAAAATCAAAGGCGTAAACTACTCCATCGCCTCGGCCTGCGCCACCAGCGCACACTGTATTGGTCACGCTGTCGAGCTGATTCAACTGGGCAAGCAAGACGTTTTGCTAGCCGGTGGCGCTGAAGATATGCATTGGTCTATGGCCGGCATGTTTGATGCCATGGGTGCGCTGACCAGTAAATATAACGACACACCTGAGATTGCCTCTCGCGCCTACGACGTCAACCGCGATGGCTTTGCCCCTGGCCTGGGTGCCGGGACCGTGGTCGTAGAAGAGCTCGAACATGCTCTGGCTCGCGGCGCCAATATTATCTGTGAAGTAACCGGTTACGGCGCCACATCTGATGGTGCAGATATGGTCTCCCCTTCAGGTGAAGGCGCAGAGCGCTGCATGAAGATGGCTATGGAAACCGCCAAAGGTCCAATCGACTATATCAACACCCACGGCACCAGTACGCCGGTTGGCGATGTGGCTGAGCTCGGCGCGATTCGCAACACCTTTCCTGAGAACTGCCCAGATATCAGCTCAACGAAATCTCTCTCTGGTCACAGCCTGGGCGCTGCTGGCGTTCACGAAGCGATTTACTGCATGCTGATGATGCAGAATGGCTTTGTCGCTGGCTCTGCGCACATCGATGAGCTCGACGAGCACGCTGCAGGCCTGCCGATCTTGATGGAAACCAAAGACAAGAAGCTCAATTGCATCATGTCCAACAGCTTCGGCTTCGGCGGCACCAACGCCACACTGATCATGGAACGCTACACCGACTAA
- a CDS encoding peroxiredoxin encodes MTIQVGDKIPEGMFTVMGAEGPTAVSTADIFSGKKVVLFAVPGAFTPTCSAAHLPGFVVHVDDIKAKGVDTVACMSVNDVFVMDAWGKSANAEHLMMLADGNATFTKALGLVLDGSGFGMGTRSQRFAMIVDDGVVSLLNVDAGALETSSAEAILAAL; translated from the coding sequence ATGACGATTCAAGTTGGCGATAAAATTCCTGAAGGCATGTTCACTGTAATGGGCGCAGAGGGTCCTACTGCTGTTAGCACTGCTGATATTTTCAGTGGTAAAAAAGTTGTACTTTTTGCTGTTCCCGGTGCTTTCACACCTACCTGTTCCGCTGCTCACCTGCCGGGTTTTGTTGTCCATGTTGACGACATTAAAGCCAAGGGCGTTGACACAGTAGCCTGTATGTCTGTGAACGATGTATTTGTTATGGATGCTTGGGGCAAGTCGGCCAATGCTGAACATCTGATGATGTTGGCCGATGGCAATGCGACGTTTACTAAAGCTCTGGGTCTGGTATTGGACGGCAGTGGTTTTGGTATGGGCACTCGCAGTCAGCGTTTCGCTATGATCGTCGATGACGGTGTAGTGAGTTTACTGAATGTTGATGCTGGTGCGCTGGAAACTTCAAGTGCCGAGGCGATTTTAGCGGCGTTGTAA
- the ssb gene encoding single-stranded DNA-binding protein, with product MARGINKVIIVGNCGQDPETRYLPSGGAVTNMSLATSEAWKDKNTGEQQERTEWHKVVFFNRLGEIAGEYLKKGSKVYVEGSLRTRKWQGQDGSDRYTTEIVASEMQMLDSRGGQEGGGGGYQQNRPQQNQGQQNQGQMQNQNQGQQQQNQAPNQQAPQGMDSFDDDIPF from the coding sequence ATGGCGCGCGGAATTAACAAAGTAATAATAGTTGGCAACTGTGGTCAAGACCCGGAGACGCGCTATTTGCCTTCAGGCGGTGCTGTCACCAATATGAGCCTAGCGACATCAGAGGCCTGGAAAGACAAGAATACCGGCGAGCAACAAGAGCGCACTGAATGGCACAAAGTGGTATTTTTTAATCGTCTTGGCGAGATTGCTGGCGAGTATTTAAAGAAAGGTTCCAAGGTCTATGTTGAAGGCTCTCTGCGCACACGCAAGTGGCAGGGGCAAGACGGTTCCGACCGTTACACCACAGAGATTGTTGCTAGCGAAATGCAGATGCTCGACAGTCGCGGTGGTCAGGAAGGTGGCGGCGGTGGATACCAGCAAAATCGTCCGCAGCAGAACCAGGGCCAGCAAAACCAGGGCCAGATGCAAAATCAAAATCAGGGCCAGCAGCAACAAAATCAGGCTCCTAACCAGCAGGCCCCGCAGGGCATGGACAGCTTTGACGATGACATCCCGTTCTAG
- a CDS encoding MFS transporter — MNNSSSFSPLEKRAVAALASLYGFRMLGLFMVLPILALYMDDYPGFSPLLLGICLGIYGLTQAVLQIPLGLLSDKIGRRPVIIGGLFVFVVGSLVAASAESTTGLILGRAIQGAGAIASTLMALVSDLTREENRTKAMASIGASIGMSFMLAMILGPLIALSLGLPGVFWVTALLGCLGIIVFVRWVPKAILVQRNRETHTDLQQIRGLLKDPNLLRLNFGIFALHLILMAAFVVIPVLLSEELGIGGDDLWWVYLVLLGGGFVVMLPAMIAGEKLQRQKLSFTGAVACVTLAMLLLGLFRGALLTPIMLLVFFAAFNLLEASLPSWLSKVCPAGRKGTAMGIYSTSQFFGAFVGGVLGGWSVQQFGADSLFLLLAAIGLVWWLLALGLDAPQSLQTVVLNSGDMGHEDFAKLILKVPGVEDILVVSGEPLAYAKVNKKTVDMSGLKPYFNR; from the coding sequence TTGAATAATTCGTCCTCATTTTCGCCTTTAGAGAAACGTGCGGTAGCCGCACTGGCCAGCCTCTATGGCTTTAGAATGCTCGGCCTGTTTATGGTGCTGCCGATACTGGCGCTCTATATGGATGACTACCCGGGCTTTAGTCCACTGCTGCTGGGTATTTGTCTGGGGATCTATGGCCTGACTCAGGCGGTACTGCAAATTCCATTAGGGCTGCTGTCTGACAAGATTGGCCGCAGGCCGGTGATTATTGGGGGTCTATTCGTTTTTGTTGTCGGTAGTTTGGTGGCAGCATCCGCGGAGAGCACCACAGGGTTAATCCTGGGTCGCGCTATTCAGGGTGCAGGTGCCATCGCCAGCACGCTGATGGCTCTGGTCAGTGATCTTACCCGTGAAGAAAATCGCACTAAGGCGATGGCCTCAATCGGGGCCAGTATCGGCATGTCCTTTATGTTGGCGATGATTCTTGGTCCGCTAATCGCCCTGTCTCTGGGCTTACCCGGTGTCTTCTGGGTCACCGCGCTGCTTGGTTGTCTGGGCATTATTGTCTTTGTGCGCTGGGTGCCGAAGGCGATATTGGTGCAGCGCAATCGTGAAACTCACACAGATCTGCAACAGATTCGCGGGCTCTTGAAGGATCCCAACCTGCTGCGCCTGAACTTTGGTATTTTTGCTCTACATCTTATTTTGATGGCCGCCTTTGTGGTGATTCCGGTGTTGCTATCCGAAGAGCTGGGCATAGGCGGCGATGACCTCTGGTGGGTCTATCTAGTATTGCTGGGGGGTGGCTTTGTGGTCATGTTGCCGGCGATGATTGCGGGGGAGAAATTACAGCGTCAGAAACTCAGCTTTACTGGGGCGGTTGCCTGCGTGACTCTGGCGATGTTGCTATTAGGACTGTTCAGAGGAGCGTTGTTGACACCGATTATGTTGCTGGTGTTTTTTGCTGCGTTTAATCTCCTCGAGGCTTCACTGCCTTCATGGTTGAGTAAAGTTTGTCCCGCCGGCCGCAAGGGCACCGCCATGGGGATCTATTCCACTAGCCAGTTTTTTGGTGCCTTTGTCGGCGGTGTGCTGGGTGGTTGGAGTGTGCAGCAGTTTGGTGCCGATAGTTTGTTCTTGTTGCTGGCGGCAATTGGCCTTGTCTGGTGGCTGCTGGCGCTGGGTTTAGACGCGCCTCAATCGCTGCAGACAGTGGTCCTAAATAGTGGTGATATGGGTCATGAGGATTTTGCGAAATTAATCTTAAAAGTTCCCGGCGTAGAGGATATACTCGTGGTCAGTGGTGAACCGTTGGCATATGCCAAAGTGAATAAGAAGACCGTGGATATGTCCGGTCTGAAGCCTTACTTTAATCGATAA
- the uvrA gene encoding excinuclease ABC subunit UvrA, producing the protein MNTIQVRGARTHNLKNIDLDIPRDKLVVITGLSGSGKSSLAFDTLYAEGQRRYVESLSTYARQFLSMMEKPDVDHIEGLSPAISIEQKSTSHNPRSTVGTITEIYDYLRLLFARAGEPRCPEHNQALKAQTVSQMVDQVLAMPVNTKLMLLAPIVKGRKGEHLHLFESLRRQGFIRARIDGVVCDLDEAPALNKKQKHDIEVVVDRFKVKADMGLRLAESFETALTLAEGLAGISFMDSDEPDQMFSAKFACSVCNYSLNELEPRLFSFNNPVGACPTCDGLGVHQFFDIGRVVHHPEASISEGAIRGWDRRTLYYYNMLTSLAAHYDFDIDSPWEALTEDHRKKILYGSGKEEITFSYVNDRGTMFRREHTFEGVINNMERRYRETESGSVREELGKYMTSSHCPECDGTRLRKSARHVFIDDRRIEDIVSMPVGDCCDYFDNIELEGRQGEIAEKIIKEIRQRFRFLVDVGLNYLSLNRSADTLSGGEAQRIRLASQIGAGLVGVMYILDEPSIGLHQRDNERLLKTLVRLRDLGNTVIVVEHDEEAIAAADYIIDIGPGAGVHGGEVVAEGTAQQIHDNPNSITGQFMSGVRGIKIPDKRNQPKAKFINVTGACGNNLKNVDLQIPIGLFTCITGVSGSGKSTLINGTLYPAAAVALNKATTLKSAAHDSITGLNHLDKCIDIDQSPIGRTPRSNPATYTGIFTPIRELFAATQEARSRGYNPGRFSFNVKGGRCEACQGDGVTKVEMHFLPDIYVPCDVCKSKRYNRETLDIHFKGKNIHQVLNMTVEDARVFFDPIPAIARKLQTLMDVGLSYIKLGQSATTLSGGEAQRIKLSKELSKRDTGKTLYILDEPTTGLHFHDIEQLLAVLHRLRDQGNTMVVIEHNLDVIKTADWIVDLGPEGGSGGGMIIAEGTPETVATVKASHTGHFLKDMLKGKVVAKAAGKSKAEA; encoded by the coding sequence ATGAATACCATCCAGGTACGCGGAGCCCGCACACACAATCTCAAAAATATTGATCTTGATATTCCACGGGATAAATTAGTCGTGATTACAGGTCTCTCTGGGTCGGGAAAATCATCTCTGGCATTTGATACGCTCTACGCCGAGGGTCAACGTCGTTATGTTGAATCCCTCTCCACCTACGCGCGGCAGTTTCTGTCGATGATGGAAAAGCCCGATGTGGATCATATTGAGGGGCTCTCTCCGGCGATCTCGATTGAGCAAAAATCGACCTCTCACAACCCCCGCTCAACCGTGGGCACCATTACCGAGATCTATGATTACCTGCGTTTGCTGTTTGCCCGCGCCGGCGAGCCACGCTGCCCAGAGCACAATCAGGCACTAAAGGCCCAGACTGTCAGCCAGATGGTGGATCAGGTTTTGGCCATGCCCGTGAACACCAAACTCATGTTGCTGGCACCCATAGTTAAAGGGCGCAAAGGCGAGCATCTGCATCTCTTTGAAAGCCTGCGCCGGCAGGGTTTTATTCGCGCTCGCATCGATGGTGTGGTCTGTGATTTGGATGAAGCCCCAGCGCTGAACAAAAAGCAAAAGCATGATATTGAAGTGGTGGTCGATCGCTTTAAAGTGAAAGCGGATATGGGCTTACGTTTAGCTGAGTCCTTTGAAACCGCCCTCACATTAGCTGAGGGATTGGCCGGCATTAGCTTTATGGACAGCGATGAGCCGGACCAGATGTTCTCCGCCAAGTTTGCCTGTTCAGTCTGTAATTACAGTCTCAATGAATTAGAGCCACGGTTGTTTTCCTTTAACAATCCGGTCGGCGCCTGCCCCACCTGCGATGGTCTGGGTGTGCATCAGTTTTTTGATATAGGCCGCGTGGTCCATCACCCGGAAGCCTCGATCTCCGAAGGCGCGATTCGCGGCTGGGATCGTCGCACCCTCTACTACTACAATATGCTTACCTCTCTAGCAGCCCATTACGATTTTGATATCGACTCCCCCTGGGAAGCACTGACCGAAGATCACCGCAAAAAGATTCTCTATGGCAGTGGCAAGGAAGAGATCACCTTCAGTTATGTTAACGATCGCGGCACCATGTTCCGCCGCGAACATACCTTTGAGGGTGTGATCAATAATATGGAGCGCCGCTATCGTGAAACTGAGTCTGGCTCAGTGCGCGAAGAGTTAGGCAAATACATGACTAGTTCCCACTGCCCCGAGTGCGATGGTACGCGACTGCGCAAGTCGGCCCGCCATGTGTTTATCGACGATCGTCGGATTGAAGATATTGTCAGCATGCCCGTGGGCGACTGCTGCGATTACTTCGACAATATCGAACTGGAAGGTCGTCAGGGTGAGATCGCCGAAAAAATCATTAAAGAGATCCGTCAGCGCTTTCGCTTTCTGGTGGATGTTGGACTCAACTATCTGTCACTAAACCGCAGTGCCGACACGCTCTCCGGTGGTGAAGCTCAGCGCATTCGCCTCGCCAGTCAAATTGGCGCAGGTCTAGTGGGCGTGATGTATATTCTCGATGAGCCCTCAATCGGTTTGCACCAGCGGGATAACGAACGCCTGTTAAAAACCTTGGTCCGTCTGCGAGATTTAGGCAACACAGTGATTGTTGTGGAGCACGATGAAGAGGCGATTGCCGCTGCCGACTATATTATCGATATAGGCCCAGGTGCCGGTGTCCACGGTGGTGAGGTGGTTGCCGAAGGTACGGCGCAACAGATTCACGACAATCCCAACTCCATCACTGGTCAGTTTATGTCCGGCGTGCGTGGGATAAAAATACCTGACAAACGCAATCAGCCAAAAGCTAAGTTTATTAATGTCACTGGCGCCTGTGGTAATAACCTGAAAAATGTCGATCTGCAAATTCCGATTGGCTTGTTTACCTGCATTACCGGCGTTTCCGGCTCCGGAAAATCAACACTGATCAATGGCACCCTCTACCCGGCTGCCGCTGTTGCCCTGAATAAGGCCACGACCCTAAAGTCCGCCGCCCATGACAGTATTACCGGTCTCAATCATCTGGATAAGTGCATCGATATAGACCAGAGCCCCATAGGTCGTACACCGCGCTCAAACCCCGCCACCTACACCGGCATTTTTACCCCAATTCGCGAGCTATTTGCTGCTACTCAGGAAGCCCGTTCGCGCGGTTATAATCCAGGACGCTTTAGCTTTAATGTTAAAGGCGGTCGCTGTGAAGCCTGTCAGGGTGATGGCGTGACCAAGGTGGAGATGCATTTCTTGCCGGATATTTATGTGCCCTGCGATGTGTGCAAGAGCAAGCGCTACAACCGCGAGACTCTCGACATTCACTTTAAAGGCAAAAATATTCATCAGGTTCTCAATATGACTGTGGAGGATGCCCGCGTATTCTTCGACCCCATTCCCGCCATTGCTCGCAAACTGCAAACCCTGATGGATGTAGGTCTTTCCTATATCAAGCTGGGTCAGTCCGCGACCACCTTATCCGGTGGTGAAGCGCAGCGTATTAAGCTATCGAAAGAACTCTCCAAACGCGACACCGGCAAGACCTTGTATATTCTCGATGAGCCCACCACTGGCCTGCACTTTCACGACATTGAACAACTGCTAGCGGTACTCCACAGACTCCGCGACCAGGGCAATACTATGGTGGTGATTGAACATAATTTGGATGTGATCAAGACCGCAGATTGGATTGTCGATCTGGGTCCTGAAGGCGGTTCTGGCGGCGGGATGATTATTGCCGAGGGAACACCTGAAACTGTGGCGACCGTTAAAGCCTCACACACAGGACATTTCTTAAAGGATATGCTGAAGGGTAAAGTTGTGGCCAAAGCCGCAGGCAAAAGCAAAGCCGAGGCCTAA
- a CDS encoding DUF3581 domain-containing protein, producing the protein MFLQQFYTRNELSLSISVDQGSGFAKTISNDFNPIHDIDSKRFCVPGDLLFALVLERYGLSQQMRFEFSGMVSADTPLVFPESAADQFEIADAREKTYLKVSRSGDQLQDQQVLESLIKNYVFFSGQNFPHILVPLMAEKNVMINPQRPLVIYESMSLQLETLELEQPSVELAGTSLEVDGKRGNAEFKFNLVDGGKIVGAGVKTLILSGLREYQQEAIDLMVATYLDNQARHSEA; encoded by the coding sequence ATGTTTTTACAGCAGTTTTATACCCGCAATGAGTTGTCTCTGAGCATCAGTGTCGACCAGGGCAGTGGCTTTGCGAAAACCATCAGTAACGATTTCAATCCGATTCACGATATCGACAGCAAGCGTTTCTGCGTTCCAGGGGATCTGTTGTTTGCATTGGTATTAGAGCGCTATGGCCTGAGTCAGCAGATGCGCTTTGAATTTTCAGGTATGGTCTCGGCGGATACACCACTGGTTTTTCCTGAGTCCGCAGCTGATCAGTTTGAAATCGCCGATGCTCGGGAAAAGACTTACCTGAAAGTGTCACGTAGTGGTGATCAGTTGCAGGATCAGCAGGTGTTGGAAAGCCTGATTAAAAACTATGTGTTCTTTTCGGGGCAGAATTTCCCGCATATTCTGGTGCCATTAATGGCCGAGAAGAATGTCATGATCAATCCCCAGCGTCCGCTGGTGATCTATGAGTCCATGTCACTACAGCTGGAGACTCTGGAACTCGAGCAGCCCAGTGTTGAACTGGCTGGCACTAGTCTCGAAGTGGATGGCAAGCGTGGCAATGCGGAGTTTAAGTTTAATCTGGTGGATGGCGGCAAGATTGTAGGTGCTGGCGTGAAGACTTTAATTCTCAGTGGTCTGCGTGAATATCAGCAGGAGGCCATAGATCTGATGGTGGCAACCTACTTAGACAATCAGGCCCGTCACAGCGAAGCCTGA
- a CDS encoding helix-turn-helix transcriptional regulator: MAKVKISNIIRELRFANGQMTQAALATKAGVTRQTILALEARRYSPSLELAFKIARVFDEPLETVFQFPED, from the coding sequence ATGGCCAAAGTTAAAATCAGCAATATAATTCGCGAACTTCGTTTTGCCAATGGACAGATGACTCAGGCTGCCCTGGCTACGAAGGCCGGGGTTACTCGGCAAACCATATTGGCGCTGGAAGCTCGCCGATACTCTCCCTCACTTGAGTTAGCATTTAAAATCGCGAGAGTCTTTGATGAGCCACTGGAAACTGTTTTTCAGTTTCCAGAAGACTAA